From a region of the Fischerella sp. JS2 genome:
- a CDS encoding S8 family peptidase codes for MIAPAHAQIRPPTNGFGQTKNLDFDNLISKANKYGTVRVIIGLRTNFIPEGRLATPLAQSQRTAIAQTQNLILSKLLTYKPTAITKFKTIPYFAAKLNARALTALESDPNLISIQEDIAVPATLTESISVIKANSAWESGFTGAGQTVAILDTGVDSSHPFLAGKVISEACYSTNDSAYDSTSLCPNGSTQQVGTGSAVNCTTIIVDCNHGTHVAGIAAGKGPNFSGVAKDAKIIAIQIFSRFNSAKACDPLPAPCILSYASDQIRALEQVYNLRSSFTIAAANMSLGGGSYTTNCDAGYGNLKAIIDNLRSVGIATIIAAGNDGSINGLSFPACISSAISVGSTKDGSSVGAVDEVSSYSNSASFLSLLAPGEAIYSSVPGGNYANYYGTSMAAPHVTGAWAIFKQKNPSATVADTLANFQNTGIPITDPRNGIQKSRIRL; via the coding sequence TTGATAGCTCCTGCTCATGCTCAGATCAGACCTCCCACTAATGGCTTTGGACAAACCAAAAATCTAGACTTTGATAACCTAATTTCTAAAGCAAATAAATACGGCACAGTCAGAGTCATCATTGGTTTAAGAACAAATTTTATACCTGAAGGTAGACTAGCAACTCCTTTGGCTCAGAGTCAAAGAACAGCGATCGCCCAAACACAAAATCTCATCTTGAGCAAGCTTTTAACTTACAAACCTACTGCAATCACCAAGTTTAAGACGATTCCCTACTTTGCTGCCAAGCTCAATGCTCGAGCTTTGACGGCTCTTGAGTCTGATCCAAATCTCATCAGTATCCAAGAGGACATAGCTGTACCAGCGACGCTGACAGAAAGTATTTCCGTAATTAAAGCTAACAGCGCTTGGGAAAGCGGGTTCACGGGTGCAGGGCAAACAGTTGCTATCCTAGATACAGGTGTAGATTCCAGCCATCCTTTTTTAGCAGGTAAGGTAATTTCAGAAGCCTGTTACTCAACAAATGATTCAGCTTACGACAGTACAAGCTTATGCCCAAATGGATCGACTCAACAGGTGGGTACTGGTTCCGCAGTTAATTGCACCACTATAATTGTTGATTGCAATCATGGCACTCATGTGGCTGGGATTGCTGCGGGTAAAGGGCCTAACTTTTCTGGGGTTGCTAAGGACGCTAAAATCATTGCAATTCAAATCTTCTCTCGGTTTAATTCTGCTAAAGCGTGCGATCCGCTTCCAGCACCCTGCATCTTGAGTTATGCCAGTGATCAAATACGAGCTCTAGAACAGGTTTATAACCTCCGTTCCAGTTTCACAATTGCAGCAGCTAACATGAGTTTGGGAGGGGGTAGCTATACGACTAACTGTGATGCTGGCTATGGAAACCTCAAAGCAATCATCGATAACCTGCGTTCTGTTGGTATAGCTACTATCATTGCTGCCGGAAATGATGGTAGCATCAACGGTCTGAGTTTCCCTGCTTGCATCTCATCAGCGATTAGTGTTGGTTCTACCAAAGACGGTAGTTCTGTCGGTGCTGTTGATGAAGTATCGAGTTATTCTAACAGTGCTTCATTTCTATCTCTTCTGGCTCCAGGAGAGGCAATCTACTCCTCGGTTCCGGGTGGTAATTATGCTAATTACTATGGAACTTCAATGGCGGCTCCCCATGTAACAGGAGCTTGGGCTATTTTTAAACAGAAGAACCCATCAGCTACTGTTGCAGACACTCTTGCAAATTTTCAAAACACAGGCATTCCTATAACTGATCCTAGAAATGGTATTCAAAAATCACGTATCCGTCTTTGA
- a CDS encoding four-carbon acid sugar kinase family protein has product MTIKPKIIVLDDDPTGSQTVHSCLLLMRWDVDTLHLGLQDDAPIFFVLTNTRALPPESAASVTKEVCQNLQAALATTPPLPQAEDREGFLIVSRSDSTLRGHYPIETDVIAQELGPFDAHFLVPAFFEGGRITRNSIHYLIVDGVPKPVHETEFARDSVFGYHHSYLPQYVEEKTQGRIKADSVKRFLLADIRNGSLEALMNLSDNQCCVVDGETQADLDRFAQDVLLAVSQGKRFLFRSAASILTALAALPPQAIAPENMAEYVRNGKPGAVIVGSHVKKTTQQLETLLKAEGTFGVGVDVARLLDNVDQSATLLTEVLASVHTAYAAGKTPVVYTSRQELTFKDVNTRLQFGAKVSHLLMDVVRGLPTDLGFLISKGGITSNDVLSTGLALTSARLLGQILPGCSMVRTPADHPQFPNLPVVLFPGNVGDTNGLAIVYQRLSQKTK; this is encoded by the coding sequence ATGACCATAAAACCAAAAATAATCGTCCTTGATGATGATCCCACCGGTTCGCAAACAGTCCACAGTTGTTTGCTGCTAATGCGTTGGGATGTGGACACTTTACACCTGGGATTGCAAGACGATGCACCAATTTTCTTTGTATTAACAAATACAAGAGCATTACCGCCTGAATCAGCTGCTTCTGTCACCAAGGAAGTTTGTCAGAATTTGCAAGCAGCTTTAGCAACTACCCCCCCACTCCCGCAAGCAGAGGATAGAGAGGGATTTCTCATCGTCAGTCGTTCTGACTCGACTTTGCGGGGACATTACCCGATAGAAACTGATGTTATAGCCCAAGAACTCGGCCCTTTTGATGCTCACTTTCTTGTGCCAGCATTTTTTGAAGGTGGACGTATCACCCGCAACAGCATACATTATCTCATTGTTGATGGTGTTCCTAAACCTGTTCATGAAACAGAATTCGCTCGTGATTCTGTGTTTGGCTACCATCACAGTTACTTACCTCAATATGTGGAAGAAAAAACACAAGGGCGGATCAAGGCAGATTCCGTAAAAAGATTTTTACTTGCAGATATCCGTAATGGCAGCTTAGAAGCCTTGATGAATCTGAGTGACAATCAGTGCTGTGTTGTAGATGGAGAAACTCAAGCAGATTTAGATCGTTTTGCCCAAGATGTGTTATTGGCAGTAAGTCAAGGAAAACGCTTTTTATTTCGCAGTGCTGCCAGTATCTTAACTGCTTTGGCTGCTTTACCCCCGCAAGCGATCGCTCCAGAAAATATGGCTGAGTATGTACGCAATGGCAAACCAGGAGCAGTAATTGTGGGTTCTCATGTCAAAAAGACTACTCAGCAGCTAGAAACACTACTAAAAGCAGAAGGTACATTCGGGGTTGGAGTTGATGTGGCGCGTTTGTTAGATAATGTGGATCAATCTGCCACATTGTTAACCGAAGTTCTCGCAAGCGTTCATACTGCCTATGCAGCAGGCAAAACACCAGTAGTTTACACCAGTCGCCAAGAACTTACTTTTAAAGATGTAAATACACGCTTACAATTTGGGGCTAAGGTTTCCCATTTATTGATGGATGTTGTACGGGGTTTGCCGACAGATTTAGGGTTTTTAATCAGTAAAGGTGGTATCACTTCTAACGATGTTTTGAGTACAGGGTTAGCCTTGACTTCTGCTCGGTTACTTGGTCAAATCTTACCAGGTTGTTCAATGGTGCGGACTCCTGCTGACCATCCCCAATTTCCTAATTTACCAGTGGTACTATTTCCAGGTAACGTGGGTGATACTAATGGCTTAGCAATTGTATATCAACGGCTGAGTCAAAAAACTAAATAA
- a CDS encoding Glu/Leu/Phe/Val dehydrogenase, translating to MISTSLQPLEAPSPAYICPLDQACSYLEAAGRELKLDQGLLEVLSHPRKVVTVSIPVKRDSGEIQILAGHRVQHCDVLGPYKGGTRYHPAVTLREVSALAMLMTWKCALLGIPYGGAKGGIALDPKRYSVGELERITRRYTSELIKDIGPSIDIPAPDMGTSAREMAWMMDTYSVNVGHAVPGVVTGKPLSIGGSRGREMATGRGVMIIVRETLVDRGKSLADVRVVIQGFGNVGGAAALLFHEAGAKVIAVATGSGGVYSKEGLDIPALKAYATENRRSVVGFPDAVPISNAELLTLPCDVLIPAALENQITEENVNQVQAKIVAEAANGPVTLMASQALEARGVTVLPDILANAGGVVVSYLEWVQGLSYVFWDEERVNREMEHLMVQAYRQVIKHSKTRQISLRLAAYTLGVGRVAQALTDRGLYP from the coding sequence ATGATTTCAACATCTCTACAACCACTGGAAGCTCCTTCTCCAGCGTATATTTGCCCACTAGACCAGGCTTGTAGCTACCTGGAAGCAGCAGGACGAGAATTAAAGCTAGATCAAGGTCTGTTGGAAGTACTTAGTCATCCACGTAAAGTAGTTACAGTGTCGATTCCCGTAAAACGGGATAGTGGCGAAATACAGATTTTGGCAGGACATCGGGTGCAGCACTGCGATGTTTTAGGTCCCTATAAGGGTGGGACTCGTTACCATCCGGCGGTGACGCTACGAGAGGTATCAGCTTTGGCAATGTTAATGACCTGGAAATGTGCGCTACTTGGTATTCCCTACGGTGGTGCTAAAGGAGGCATTGCTCTAGATCCAAAACGTTACAGTGTTGGTGAACTAGAACGAATCACACGACGTTACACCAGCGAATTAATCAAAGATATTGGACCTAGTATAGACATCCCTGCACCGGATATGGGTACTTCTGCCCGGGAAATGGCTTGGATGATGGATACTTACTCTGTGAATGTTGGTCATGCTGTGCCAGGAGTTGTAACTGGTAAACCCCTGTCTATCGGTGGTTCACGGGGACGGGAAATGGCAACGGGACGCGGCGTAATGATTATTGTTAGGGAAACGCTAGTTGATCGAGGTAAATCCTTAGCGGATGTGCGAGTAGTGATCCAGGGTTTCGGGAATGTAGGCGGGGCAGCGGCTTTATTATTCCACGAAGCCGGAGCGAAGGTGATAGCTGTTGCGACTGGATCTGGAGGAGTTTATTCCAAAGAAGGTCTTGATATCCCTGCTTTGAAAGCTTATGCGACTGAGAACCGTAGAAGTGTTGTTGGTTTCCCAGATGCAGTACCAATTAGCAATGCTGAGTTACTAACTTTACCCTGTGATGTGTTGATTCCCGCAGCTTTGGAAAACCAGATTACAGAAGAAAATGTAAATCAGGTGCAAGCCAAGATAGTTGCAGAGGCGGCTAATGGCCCAGTAACTCTAATGGCAAGCCAAGCACTAGAAGCACGGGGTGTAACTGTATTACCGGACATCTTAGCAAACGCTGGCGGCGTAGTGGTGAGTTATCTAGAGTGGGTGCAAGGTCTTTCTTACGTATTTTGGGATGAGGAACGCGTTAACCGTGAAATGGAACACTTAATGGTGCAAGCATATCGCCAAGTGATCAAACACTCAAAGACAAGGCAAATTTCTCTAAGGTTGGCAGCTTATACTTTGGGAGTTGGTCGGGTTGCCCAAGCGCTTACTGATAGAGGCTTGTATCCTTGA
- a CDS encoding carotenoid oxygenase family protein has protein sequence MQTLGTQEQNSHTSTKSYSRNDWQGGYKSLKQEFDYWIDDIEGQIPPELNGTLFRNGPGLLDINGQPIHHPFDGDGMISRITFANGRAHFRNRFVRTAGYLEEQKAGKLLYRGVFGTQKPGGWLANAFDFKLKNIANTNVIYWGNKLLALWEAAEPHRLDPHTLETLGKEYFNGVLSEGEAFSAHPRFDPSCEFDDGKPCLVNFSIKPGLSTTFTIFELDTKGKIIRKHAHSVPGFAFIHDFAITPNYCIFFYNPVTFNPIPFALGMRGAGECIKFQPNQPTRVIIIPRRTLNKDGLRGVQILETHSGFVFHHANAFEQGNEIIIDSICYESLPEVEPESDFRQTNFDALKPGQLWRFHLNLQEQTVRRNLLESRCCEFPTLHPQKVGRSHRYLYIGAAHAPSGNAPLQAFLKMDLESGERQLWSAAPRGFASEPVFVPRPYSQREDDGWVLALVYDASCDRSDVVILDGRNFNQGAVAKLHLKHHIPYGLHGNFTPEVFV, from the coding sequence ATGCAAACTTTAGGAACTCAAGAACAAAATTCTCATACCTCAACAAAATCCTATAGCCGTAATGATTGGCAAGGTGGATATAAATCTTTAAAACAAGAATTTGATTATTGGATAGATGATATAGAAGGGCAAATTCCACCAGAACTTAACGGCACGTTGTTCAGAAATGGCCCTGGTTTACTAGATATAAATGGGCAACCAATTCATCATCCCTTTGATGGAGATGGGATGATTAGCCGCATTACATTTGCAAATGGTCGCGCTCACTTCCGCAATCGCTTTGTCCGTACTGCTGGATATTTGGAAGAACAAAAAGCCGGCAAACTTCTCTATCGAGGTGTTTTTGGCACACAAAAACCAGGGGGTTGGCTTGCCAATGCCTTCGACTTTAAACTCAAAAATATTGCTAATACTAATGTCATCTACTGGGGTAATAAGCTACTGGCTCTTTGGGAAGCAGCAGAACCCCATCGCCTCGATCCCCATACACTAGAAACTTTGGGCAAGGAATACTTTAACGGTGTGCTGTCAGAAGGTGAAGCTTTTAGCGCCCATCCCCGTTTTGATCCTAGTTGTGAGTTTGATGATGGTAAACCTTGTTTAGTAAACTTTTCTATCAAGCCGGGTCTATCTACAACTTTTACTATTTTTGAGTTAGACACAAAAGGCAAGATTATTAGAAAGCACGCCCATAGTGTACCAGGTTTCGCTTTTATCCACGATTTTGCTATTACTCCGAATTACTGCATATTCTTTTATAATCCTGTAACTTTTAATCCCATACCTTTTGCATTGGGAATGCGTGGTGCAGGCGAATGTATTAAGTTTCAACCCAATCAACCGACGCGAGTGATTATTATTCCTCGCCGAACCCTTAATAAGGACGGACTAAGGGGAGTGCAAATTCTCGAAACTCATTCTGGGTTTGTGTTTCACCATGCCAATGCTTTTGAACAAGGTAACGAGATTATCATCGACTCTATTTGTTACGAATCTCTACCAGAAGTTGAACCAGAAAGTGATTTTCGACAGACTAATTTTGATGCTCTCAAGCCTGGACAACTCTGGCGTTTTCACCTCAATCTCCAAGAACAGACTGTACGGAGAAACTTGTTAGAAAGCCGTTGTTGTGAATTTCCGACTTTGCATCCTCAAAAAGTTGGGCGATCGCATCGCTATTTGTATATTGGTGCTGCTCATGCTCCTAGTGGTAATGCTCCCTTGCAAGCGTTTTTGAAGATGGATCTGGAGTCAGGAGAACGGCAATTATGGAGTGCTGCACCCAGAGGCTTTGCTAGCGAACCAGTATTTGTACCCCGTCCCTATTCTCAAAGGGAAGACGATGGTTGGGTGTTAGCTTTGGTTTATGATGCTAGTTGCGATCGCTCAGATGTTGTAATTTTAGATGGCCGTAATTTCAACCAGGGGGCAGTAGCAAAATTACATCTAAAACACCATATCCCTTATGGTTTACACGGTAACTTTACTCCTGAAGTGTTTGTTTAA
- a CDS encoding folate/biopterin family MFS transporter produces the protein MLVSSSGLSKVKESIKEKIFFGNEPTAELIAILTVYFVQGILGLARLAVSFFLKDELGLTPAQVSALMGIVALPWIVKPLFGFISDGFPIFGYRRRPYLVLSGIMGAASWVSLATIVHTPVVATAAIALGSLSVAVSDVIVDSLVVERARVESQAEAGSLQSLCWGASAFGGLITAYFSGVLLEHFSNRTVFWITASFPLIVSAVAWCIAESPVSQDESENDHTNLRSIQHQLGQLRQAITQKAIWLPTAFLFIWQATPTAESAFFFFTTNELHFQPEFLGRVRLVTSVASLVGIWIFQRFLKTVPFRVIFGWSTVLSATLGMTMLLLVTHTNRALGIDDHWFSLGDSLILTVMGQIAYMPVLVLAARLCPSGVEATLFALLMSVTNLAGLLSYEFGAILMHWFGITETNFENLWLLVILTNISTLLPLPFLNWLPAADSQTKTPKNLPPASVPDHEESFVANMMPELMLRELESEVARD, from the coding sequence ATGCTGGTTTCCTCCTCTGGCTTGTCCAAGGTCAAAGAATCTATAAAAGAAAAGATTTTTTTTGGCAACGAACCAACTGCTGAGTTAATTGCCATTCTTACGGTTTACTTTGTCCAAGGAATTTTAGGGTTGGCACGTTTAGCCGTCAGCTTTTTTCTCAAAGATGAACTAGGCTTAACGCCAGCCCAGGTATCAGCCTTGATGGGTATAGTTGCTCTACCCTGGATAGTCAAACCACTATTTGGTTTTATTTCTGATGGCTTTCCCATCTTTGGCTATCGACGACGCCCATACTTGGTGTTATCAGGCATAATGGGAGCGGCTTCTTGGGTGAGCTTAGCAACAATTGTTCACACACCCGTAGTTGCAACAGCAGCGATCGCTCTTGGTTCTTTATCTGTTGCTGTCAGTGACGTCATCGTTGACTCATTAGTTGTTGAACGAGCAAGAGTAGAATCTCAAGCAGAAGCAGGTTCCTTACAATCTTTATGCTGGGGTGCTTCTGCCTTTGGTGGTTTGATTACTGCTTACTTTAGTGGTGTACTGTTAGAGCATTTTAGTAATCGCACCGTATTTTGGATTACTGCCTCTTTTCCCCTCATAGTTTCAGCAGTAGCTTGGTGTATAGCCGAATCTCCTGTAAGTCAGGATGAGAGTGAAAATGATCACACCAACTTGCGATCAATCCAGCATCAGCTGGGACAACTGCGCCAAGCAATTACTCAAAAAGCTATTTGGCTACCGACGGCATTTCTCTTCATCTGGCAAGCTACGCCAACTGCGGAATCGGCCTTTTTCTTCTTCACTACAAATGAATTGCATTTTCAACCAGAGTTTTTAGGGCGAGTCCGCTTAGTAACTAGCGTTGCTTCCTTAGTAGGTATCTGGATCTTCCAACGTTTTCTCAAAACCGTCCCCTTTCGCGTCATTTTTGGTTGGAGTACTGTGCTTTCAGCCACTTTAGGAATGACGATGTTGCTGTTGGTAACTCACACAAACCGCGCCTTAGGCATCGATGATCACTGGTTTAGTTTAGGTGACAGCCTGATTCTTACAGTCATGGGACAAATTGCCTACATGCCAGTGTTGGTACTAGCAGCCAGACTTTGTCCATCAGGAGTCGAAGCAACATTATTTGCCCTGTTAATGTCAGTGACTAACTTAGCAGGACTGCTTTCCTACGAGTTCGGTGCAATATTAATGCATTGGTTCGGAATTACAGAAACAAATTTTGAAAACCTCTGGCTTTTAGTAATTCTGACTAACATCAGTACCTTATTACCGCTACCATTTCTCAACTGGTTGCCTGCTGCTGATTCTCAAACCAAGACACCTAAGAATTTACCACCAGCCTCAGTACCAGATCATGAAGAATCTTTTGTAGCCAACATGATGCCAGAGTTAATGCTACGAGAACTAGAGTCGGAAGTAGCTAGGGACTGA
- a CDS encoding beta-ketoacyl-ACP synthase: MVEVVVTGISLVSALGKSLADSWQQLLAGKSGIHIYQPFLELEPHPLGLIDKQPAQVRVLTQQLVASVLQDAGLVSPVPNCGVVIGSSRSHQAAWEEMAKWMYLEVESGGSVRSRGSMRSRGSEINIFPPYPSYSSHPAYSCWLDTLPHMNAIAAARQIGATGIVLAPMAACATSIWAIAQATFLIQSGQCQQVMTGGTEAAITPLTLTGFQNMGALAKTGSYPFDLHREGLVLGEGGAMFILESAESAKQRQAKVYGKILGFGLTTDAYHPNTPEPEGKSAIAAIKQCLERSHLTPKDIDYIHAHGTATQINDQIESKLIQNLFPQSVPVSSTKGATGHTIGASGALGVAFCLMALQQQILPPCTGLKQPEFDLNLVKEARKTKVQRVLCFSFGFGGQNAVLALEK, from the coding sequence TTGGTAGAAGTCGTTGTTACTGGTATTAGTCTAGTTTCTGCCCTGGGCAAAAGCCTAGCAGATAGCTGGCAGCAATTACTTGCTGGTAAATCCGGTATTCACATCTATCAACCGTTTCTAGAATTAGAACCTCATCCTCTTGGGTTAATTGACAAGCAACCAGCACAGGTAAGAGTACTGACTCAACAGCTGGTTGCTTCTGTATTACAAGATGCTGGATTAGTTTCTCCTGTACCAAATTGTGGCGTTGTCATTGGTTCGAGTCGCAGCCATCAAGCAGCCTGGGAAGAAATGGCGAAGTGGATGTATCTGGAGGTAGAAAGTGGGGGGAGTGTGAGAAGTAGGGGAAGTATGAGGAGTAGGGGGAGTGAGATAAATATTTTCCCCCCATACCCCTCATACTCCTCACACCCCGCCTACTCTTGTTGGCTCGACACTCTACCACATATGAATGCGATCGCTGCTGCAAGACAAATTGGTGCGACTGGGATTGTTTTAGCACCGATGGCAGCCTGTGCTACTAGTATTTGGGCGATCGCTCAAGCTACATTCCTCATTCAATCTGGACAATGTCAGCAAGTGATGACAGGAGGAACAGAAGCAGCAATCACGCCTCTGACTTTGACTGGCTTTCAAAATATGGGTGCTTTGGCAAAAACTGGGTCATATCCCTTTGATTTGCACCGTGAAGGCTTAGTTTTAGGAGAAGGGGGAGCAATGTTCATCCTGGAATCGGCAGAGTCAGCCAAGCAGCGCCAAGCAAAGGTGTATGGAAAGATACTCGGTTTTGGCTTAACAACGGATGCATATCATCCCAATACCCCAGAACCAGAAGGCAAGAGTGCGATCGCAGCCATTAAACAATGTTTGGAACGTAGTCACCTCACACCAAAGGATATTGATTATATCCATGCTCATGGTACAGCTACACAAATCAACGATCAAATTGAGAGTAAATTAATACAAAACTTATTTCCTCAAAGCGTACCAGTGAGTTCAACCAAAGGAGCTACAGGACATACTATCGGAGCGTCGGGAGCCTTGGGTGTGGCTTTTTGTCTCATGGCGTTACAGCAACAAATACTACCGCCATGTACAGGGTTAAAACAGCCAGAATTTGATTTAAATCTCGTAAAAGAGGCACGTAAAACCAAAGTTCAACGGGTGTTGTGTTTCAGCTTTGGATTTGGAGGTCAAAATGCTGTATTAGCACTAGAAAAATAA
- a CDS encoding peptidylprolyl isomerase, whose product MRLKFSEFLVVFVIVSVLLVGGCSTQQVSSETSSPSPTATEASTNATQETTTEAKSVFEATQEAIPGMKDLPRLEGKATVVMTVKGSPITIEVDGTNAPITAGNFVDLVQRGVYDGLVFHRVIGPQSNPPQAPFVAQGGDPQSKDPKVSINRLGTGGFIDPKTGSERYIPLEIKPQGAEAPIYGKTLETARINQPPVLTHKLGAVAMARSQMPDSASSQFYFALADLGFLDGNYAVFGYVTEGMDVVNKIQQGDRIDSAKVTQGAENLKNKN is encoded by the coding sequence ATGCGGTTAAAATTTTCCGAGTTTTTAGTTGTATTTGTGATTGTCAGTGTCTTGCTGGTGGGTGGGTGTTCTACACAACAAGTATCTTCTGAAACTTCATCTCCTTCACCAACGGCCACGGAAGCAAGCACTAACGCAACTCAAGAAACAACTACAGAGGCAAAATCTGTATTTGAAGCTACACAAGAGGCGATCCCTGGAATGAAAGATTTACCAAGACTTGAAGGCAAAGCTACCGTAGTAATGACTGTCAAAGGTTCACCAATTACTATTGAAGTAGACGGTACTAATGCCCCCATTACTGCTGGTAACTTTGTAGACTTAGTACAACGGGGCGTATATGATGGTTTAGTTTTCCATCGAGTCATAGGACCTCAGAGTAATCCACCACAAGCTCCTTTTGTCGCTCAAGGTGGTGACCCCCAAAGCAAAGACCCAAAAGTTTCAATCAATAGGTTAGGAACAGGCGGTTTTATTGATCCGAAAACAGGTAGTGAACGCTATATTCCCCTAGAAATTAAGCCGCAAGGAGCAGAAGCCCCCATCTATGGCAAAACATTGGAAACAGCTCGCATAAATCAACCACCCGTGTTGACACATAAACTTGGTGCAGTCGCAATGGCGCGATCGCAAATGCCCGATTCTGCTTCCTCACAGTTTTACTTTGCTTTAGCTGATTTAGGTTTTCTAGATGGTAACTACGCTGTGTTTGGCTACGTTACAGAGGGCATGGATGTAGTGAACAAAATTCAACAAGGCGATCGCATCGACTCGGCTAAAGTTACCCAAGGCGCAGAAAATTTGAAAAACAAGAATTAG
- a CDS encoding photosystem I assembly protein Ycf4 → MTTSTTINKDERVLHQKVLGSRRLSNYWWASVVTLGATGFFLAALSSYLRVNLLIVTDPTQLIFVPQGLVMGFYGVAGLLLALYLWSVILLDVGGGYNEFDRETGKAKIFRWGFPGKNRRIEIDLNTKDIQSVKLQIKEGLNPRRTLYLRVKGRRDIPLTRVGQPMPLKDIEIQGAELAKFLGVPLEGL, encoded by the coding sequence ATGACGACATCAACAACCATCAACAAAGACGAACGCGTCTTACATCAAAAGGTTCTCGGTTCACGTCGGTTGAGTAACTACTGGTGGGCAAGTGTTGTGACTTTAGGCGCCACAGGCTTTTTCTTAGCGGCGCTATCTAGTTACCTGCGTGTTAATTTACTCATAGTTACCGACCCCACTCAACTGATTTTTGTCCCACAAGGATTAGTAATGGGATTTTACGGTGTAGCTGGTCTACTCCTGGCCTTGTATCTGTGGTCAGTAATTTTATTGGATGTAGGTGGCGGATACAACGAGTTTGACCGGGAAACTGGCAAAGCTAAAATCTTCCGTTGGGGTTTTCCTGGCAAAAACCGTCGTATTGAAATTGACCTGAACACCAAAGATATACAATCTGTAAAACTACAGATTAAAGAAGGTCTCAATCCTCGCCGTACTCTCTATTTACGTGTTAAAGGTCGTCGAGATATTCCCTTAACAAGGGTTGGTCAACCGATGCCTTTAAAAGACATAGAAATTCAGGGAGCAGAGTTAGCTAAATTTCTGGGAGTTCCTTTAGAAGGTTTGTAA
- the psbD gene encoding photosystem II D2 protein (photosystem q(a) protein) codes for MTIAIGRSTTRGWFDVLDDWLKRDRFVFVGWSGLLLFPCAYLALGGWLTGTTFVTSWYTHGLASSYLEGCNFLTVAVSTPADAMGHSLLLLWGPEAQGDFTRWCQLGGLWTFVALHGAFGLIGFMLRQFEIARLVGIRPYNAIAFSAPIAVFVSVFLMYPLGQSSWFFAPSFGVAAIFRFLLFLQGFHNWTLNPFHMMGVAGVLGGALLCAIHGATVENTLFEDGEGANTFRAFNPTQAEETYSMVTANRFWSQIFGIAFSNKRWLHFFMLFVPVTGLWMSAIGIVGLALNLRAYDFVSQELRAAEDPEFETFYTKNILLNEGIRAWMAPQDQPHEKFVFPEEVLPRGNAL; via the coding sequence ATGACCATCGCAATCGGACGTAGTACTACCAGAGGGTGGTTTGACGTTCTCGACGACTGGTTGAAGCGCGATCGCTTCGTATTCGTAGGATGGTCTGGTTTATTGCTATTCCCTTGTGCGTACCTAGCACTGGGGGGATGGCTGACCGGTACAACCTTCGTCACCAGTTGGTACACCCACGGCTTAGCATCTTCTTACTTAGAAGGCTGTAACTTCTTAACAGTAGCAGTATCAACACCAGCAGACGCAATGGGACACTCATTGCTGCTGTTGTGGGGTCCAGAAGCGCAAGGAGACTTCACGCGTTGGTGTCAATTGGGTGGATTGTGGACATTCGTAGCGCTGCACGGAGCATTTGGATTGATAGGCTTTATGCTGCGTCAATTTGAAATTGCTCGGTTAGTGGGAATTCGTCCTTACAACGCCATAGCCTTTTCTGCTCCCATCGCGGTATTCGTATCTGTATTCTTGATGTACCCATTGGGACAGTCGAGTTGGTTCTTTGCACCCAGCTTTGGAGTCGCAGCAATCTTCCGTTTCTTACTGTTCTTACAAGGATTCCACAACTGGACACTCAACCCGTTCCACATGATGGGAGTAGCGGGTGTATTGGGTGGTGCGCTGTTGTGTGCAATTCACGGTGCAACAGTAGAAAACACGCTGTTTGAAGATGGTGAAGGGGCAAACACCTTCCGTGCTTTCAACCCCACCCAAGCAGAAGAAACCTACTCAATGGTGACAGCAAACCGTTTCTGGTCTCAGATTTTCGGGATTGCTTTCTCCAACAAGCGCTGGTTACACTTCTTCATGTTGTTTGTGCCAGTGACTGGTTTATGGATGAGTGCGATCGGCATCGTTGGCTTGGCGTTGAACCTGCGGGCTTACGACTTCGTTTCTCAAGAACTACGGGCTGCTGAAGACCCCGAATTTGAAACCTTCTATACCAAAAACATTTTGCTGAACGAGGGTATCCGTGCTTGGATGGCTCCTCAAGATCAGCCACACGAGAAATTTGTATTCCCTGAGGAGGTATTACCTCGTGGTAACGCTCTCTAG